A window from Culex pipiens pallens isolate TS chromosome 3, TS_CPP_V2, whole genome shotgun sequence encodes these proteins:
- the LOC120417170 gene encoding histidine-rich glycoprotein-like, producing the protein FVCSPLVQIFVTLFAVCFAGIIHHRQDDEEVAETEHHHNIEHKHATSHQSFKFHHFHAVPVYVKKEDQQFLKHPVEVSGIKHNLKIVHPETEHHHGHGLTLENHSEFDSKLHGGHGYDLGHAGSEHIAQDYSQEYEHHYGGHQLEEQDDS; encoded by the exons TTTGTTTGCTCTCCATtggtacagatttttgtgacATTGTTTGCGGTTTGTTTCGCCGGAATCATCCACCACCGGCAGGACGACGAAGAGGTTGCCGAAACGGAGCATCATCACAATATCGAGCACAAGCATGCGACCTCCCACCAGAGCTTCAAGTTCCACCACTTCCATGCCGTGCCGGTTTACGTGAAAAAGGAGGACCAGCAGTTCCTGAAGCACCCGGTCGAGGTGTCCGGCATCAAGCATAATTTGAAG ATTGTCCACCCCGAAACCGAGCACCACCACGGTCACGGACTAACGCTGGAAAACCACAGCGAGTTTGACAGCAAGCTGCACGGAGGGCACGGATACGATCTGGGACATGCCGGATCGGAACATATCGCCCAGGACTACAGCCAAGAATACGAGCACCACTACGGGGGCCACCAGCTGGAGGAACAGGACGACAGTTAA